From the Tripterygium wilfordii isolate XIE 37 chromosome 6, ASM1340144v1, whole genome shotgun sequence genome, one window contains:
- the LOC120000193 gene encoding GATA transcription factor 25-like isoform X3, whose product MYGHSQSPPMSIHRQISADEDDGSGAPDSIENHHIRYDTHPLDGSTDGDVPLEGVTPESVYVSDGGAGSELAIHRNDDTSQLTLSFRGQVYVFDAVTAEKVQAVLLLLGGCELSSGPHGADGTSQNQRAAIDFPARCSQPQRAASLNRFRQKRKERCFDKKVRYGVRQEVALSVIRVNLLLPRSQMELQAGALLKILDKMITHKKHWDFEGYFEEGSRSFFDSNCSVLLRYTVTASSCSILLASERMRQMS is encoded by the exons ATGTACGGTCACTCTCAGTCTCCGCCGATGAGCATCCACCGCCAGATCTCCGCCGATGAAGATGACGGCTCCGGTGCTCCAGATTCCATCGAAAACCACCACATTCGGTACGATACCCACCCCCTCGACGGCTCTACGGATGGGGACGTTCCTCTAGAGGGCGTTACTCCCGAGTCTGTCTATGTTTCCGACGGCGGCGCCGGTTCTGAGTTGGCAATCCACCGCAACGATGATACCAGTCAACTCACGTTATCCTTCCGAGGGCAGGTTTATGTGTTTGATGCTGTTACTGCTGAAAAG GTTCAAGCTGTATTGTTGCTGTTAGGAGGATGTGAGTTGTCTTCAGGTCCACACGGCGCGGATGGGACATCTCAGAACCAACGG GCTGCAATAGACTTTCCAGCACGGTGTAGTCAACCACAGAGAGCAGCATCACTCAATAGGTTCCGCcagaagagaaaagagagatgCTTTGATAAGAAAGTTAGATATGGTGTTCGTCAAGAAGTTGCACTCAG CGTAATAAGGGTCAATTTACTTCTTCCAAGAAGTCAGATGGAGCTTCAAGCTGGGGCTCTGCTCAAGATTCTGGACAAGATGATAACCCACAAGAAACATT GGGACTTTGAGGGATATTTCGAAGAAGGCTCAAGATCATTCTTCGACTCCAATTGTTCAG tgctcttaagataTACTGTAACAGCCAGCAGTTGCAGTATATTACTAGCAAGCGAGAGGATGAGGCAAATGAGCTAG
- the LOC120000193 gene encoding GATA transcription factor 25-like isoform X2 yields MYGHSQSPPMSIHRQISADEDDGSGAPDSIENHHIRYDTHPLDGSTDGDVPLEGVTPESVYVSDGGAGSELAIHRNDDTSQLTLSFRGQVYVFDAVTAEKVQAVLLLLGGCELSSGPHGADGTSQNQRAAIDFPARCSQPQRAASLNRFRQKRKERCFDKKVRYGVRQEVALRMQRNKGQFTSSKKSDGASSWGSAQDSGQDDNPQETFCTHCGISSKSTPMMRRGPSGPRSLCNACGLFWANRGTLRDISKKAQDHSSTPIVQCS; encoded by the exons ATGTACGGTCACTCTCAGTCTCCGCCGATGAGCATCCACCGCCAGATCTCCGCCGATGAAGATGACGGCTCCGGTGCTCCAGATTCCATCGAAAACCACCACATTCGGTACGATACCCACCCCCTCGACGGCTCTACGGATGGGGACGTTCCTCTAGAGGGCGTTACTCCCGAGTCTGTCTATGTTTCCGACGGCGGCGCCGGTTCTGAGTTGGCAATCCACCGCAACGATGATACCAGTCAACTCACGTTATCCTTCCGAGGGCAGGTTTATGTGTTTGATGCTGTTACTGCTGAAAAG GTTCAAGCTGTATTGTTGCTGTTAGGAGGATGTGAGTTGTCTTCAGGTCCACACGGCGCGGATGGGACATCTCAGAACCAACGG GCTGCAATAGACTTTCCAGCACGGTGTAGTCAACCACAGAGAGCAGCATCACTCAATAGGTTCCGCcagaagagaaaagagagatgCTTTGATAAGAAAGTTAGATATGGTGTTCGTCAAGAAGTTGCACTCAG GATGCAGCGTAATAAGGGTCAATTTACTTCTTCCAAGAAGTCAGATGGAGCTTCAAGCTGGGGCTCTGCTCAAGATTCTGGACAAGATGATAACCCACAAGAAACATT CTGTACGCATTGTGGCATCAGTTCGAAGTCAACTCCAATGATGCGGCGTGGGCCATCTGGTCCAAGGTCCCTTTGCAATGCATGTGGCCTTTTTTGGGCAAATAGG GGGACTTTGAGGGATATTTCGAAGAAGGCTCAAGATCATTCTTCGACTCCAATTGTTCAG tgctcttaa
- the LOC120000193 gene encoding GATA transcription factor 25-like isoform X1: protein MYGHSQSPPMSIHRQISADEDDGSGAPDSIENHHIRYDTHPLDGSTDGDVPLEGVTPESVYVSDGGAGSELAIHRNDDTSQLTLSFRGQVYVFDAVTAEKVQAVLLLLGGCELSSGPHGADGTSQNQRAAIDFPARCSQPQRAASLNRFRQKRKERCFDKKVRYGVRQEVALRMQRNKGQFTSSKKSDGASSWGSAQDSGQDDNPQETFCTHCGISSKSTPMMRRGPSGPRSLCNACGLFWANRGTLRDISKKAQDHSSTPIVQGGGVGNDSTSETAIHTHNNLVTFPGGETSALMAEH, encoded by the exons ATGTACGGTCACTCTCAGTCTCCGCCGATGAGCATCCACCGCCAGATCTCCGCCGATGAAGATGACGGCTCCGGTGCTCCAGATTCCATCGAAAACCACCACATTCGGTACGATACCCACCCCCTCGACGGCTCTACGGATGGGGACGTTCCTCTAGAGGGCGTTACTCCCGAGTCTGTCTATGTTTCCGACGGCGGCGCCGGTTCTGAGTTGGCAATCCACCGCAACGATGATACCAGTCAACTCACGTTATCCTTCCGAGGGCAGGTTTATGTGTTTGATGCTGTTACTGCTGAAAAG GTTCAAGCTGTATTGTTGCTGTTAGGAGGATGTGAGTTGTCTTCAGGTCCACACGGCGCGGATGGGACATCTCAGAACCAACGG GCTGCAATAGACTTTCCAGCACGGTGTAGTCAACCACAGAGAGCAGCATCACTCAATAGGTTCCGCcagaagagaaaagagagatgCTTTGATAAGAAAGTTAGATATGGTGTTCGTCAAGAAGTTGCACTCAG GATGCAGCGTAATAAGGGTCAATTTACTTCTTCCAAGAAGTCAGATGGAGCTTCAAGCTGGGGCTCTGCTCAAGATTCTGGACAAGATGATAACCCACAAGAAACATT CTGTACGCATTGTGGCATCAGTTCGAAGTCAACTCCAATGATGCGGCGTGGGCCATCTGGTCCAAGGTCCCTTTGCAATGCATGTGGCCTTTTTTGGGCAAATAGG GGGACTTTGAGGGATATTTCGAAGAAGGCTCAAGATCATTCTTCGACTCCAATTGTTCAG GGTGGCGGGGTAGGAAATGACTCCACATCTGAAACTGCCATCCATACACATAACAACCTTGTAACTTTCCCTGGTGGCGAAACCTCTGCTTTAATGGCAGAGCATTGA